In one window of Clavelina lepadiformis chromosome 4, kaClaLepa1.1, whole genome shotgun sequence DNA:
- the LOC143453251 gene encoding uncharacterized protein LOC143453251: MARRSWLTSLVMVGLACFKAMKCDLFSCNEGCSNFDITPAKQCNVERISKRPRPKSNEITAPAPKWLNVSLYIYKKNTGVYSVALNITWSQDGNEIGRNITGYYLTMRKLGSSSFQMKFTFDSGASAATAFFNYACFGMAENEEIIPGSIYTMRLMTMPLFYVQGEPLYVRRKIYIPECYHKDMSKTAYCAEPEERYDDYDNSGIEDYYDIENINPQKPYNKPESPTVIIIVAIVGLFFVIVVIILACAFVKKRYEKSNDVLGYKSVMLLVFQSEKNPLHFDICSCIASMLKAHGGLKVSFNLWNMSTMGDSIQWFDNNKNCENIVLVCTPPANKPCDDYTADAEKDPFMLGLTKFKNDCQRTSLQWARKCAFSYIYFGSRNENSIPDIIKQHRSKIIGYEMGQDFEKFFHQTTGKDPDIIPKTEIQYLFDALSNLNKASTISLSSSDGCSTTSTVTTPLLTSYEDGARYNSTVL, translated from the coding sequence ATGGCGAGACGCAGTTGGTTAACTTCCCTGGTCATGGTAGGCCTAGCATGTTTTAAAGCAATGAAATGTGACTTGTTTAGTTGTAATGAGGGATGCAGCAATTTTGACATCACACCGGCTAAACAATGCAACGTGGAACGTATTTCCAAACGCCCACGACCGAAGTCAAATGAAATCACTGCTCCTGCGCCAAAATGGTTGAATGTGAGCTtgtatatttacaaaaaaaatactGGTGTTTATTCGGTTGCATTAAATATTACCTGGAGCCAGGATGGAAACGAAATTGGAAGAAATATCACTGGCTACTATTTGACAATGAGAAAGTTGGGTTCAAGTTCGTTTCAGATGAAATTTACTTTCGATTCTGGGGCAAGTGCAGCCACAGCTTTTTTCAATTACGCTTGTTTTGGGATGGCCGAGAACGAAGAAATAATTCCTGGTTCCATTTATACCATGCGATTAATGACAATGCCCTTATTTTATGTTCAAGGGGAGCCGTTGTATGTACGCAGAAAGATTTACATTCCCGAATGTTATCACAAAGATATGTCCAAAACAGCATACTGTGCTGAACCAGAAGAAAGATACGATGATTATGATAATAGTGGAATTGAAGACTATTATGACATTGAAAATATCAATCCTCAAAAACCCTACAATAAACCAGAATCACCAACCGTCATCATTATTGTGGCCATTGTTGGCCTATTCTTTGTCATTGTAGTCATTATTCTTGCTTGtgcttttgtgaagaaaagATACGAAAAATCAAATGATGTTCTTGGTTATAAGTCAGTAATGTTACTTGTGTTCCAGTCAGAGAAAAATCCTTTGCACTTTGATATTTGCTCATGTATAGCAAGCATGCTGAAAGCACATGGAGGACTCAAGGTTTCGTTTAATCTCTGGAACATGTCAACTATGGGAGACTCGATTCAGTGGTTcgacaacaacaaaaattgtgaaaacaTTGTACTGGTGTGTACGCCTCCTGCAAACAAGCCCTGTGATGACTACACAGCCGATGCTGAAAAAGATCCATTTATGTTGGGTTTAACcaagtttaaaaatgattGTCAGAGAACATCATTACAGTGGGCAAGAAAGTGTGCTTTTTCTTATATCTATTTTGGAAGTAGAAATGAGAATTCCATTCCGGATATTATCAAGCAACATAGAAGCAAGATCATTGGCTATGAAATGGGACAGGATTTCGAAAAGTTCTTTCATCAGACCACTGGAAAAGACCCAGATATAATACCTAAGACAGAAATACAGTATCTGTTCGATGCTTtatcaaatttaaacaaagcatCTACCATTTCACTTAGCAGTTCAGATGGTTGTTCAACAACTTCTACTGTTACCACCCCCTTGCTGACAAGTTATGAAGATGGTGCAAGGTATAATAGTACGGTGCTTTGA